Within the Campylobacter sp. MIT 99-7217 genome, the region GCTCGTTTTGAAAAAAACGGATTGAGGATTGTTGCCCTTAAAAAGCTAAAATTAAGCAAAGAACAGGCTGAGAATTTCTATGCCATTCATAAAGATAGACCATTTTTTAAAGATTTGGTTGAATTTATGATTAGTGGTCCTGTGGTTGTTTCAGTTTTGGAAGGACAGGGTGCGGTATTAAAAAATAGAGACTTGATGGGAGCTACAAATCC harbors:
- the ndk gene encoding nucleoside-diphosphate kinase, encoding MEKTLSIIKPDAVKKGVIGEILARFEKNGLRIVALKKLKLSKEQAENFYAIHKDRPFFKDLVEFMISGPVVVSVLEGQGAVLKNRDLMGATNPKEAKPGTIRADFAESIDANAVHGSDSLENAKVEIEFFFKPDELS